A genomic region of Sulfurimonas hongkongensis contains the following coding sequences:
- a CDS encoding 1-acyl-sn-glycerol-3-phosphate acyltransferase → MGFKNIEQKVLSLCPYIKEIYIEKKDGKLFANIVPNFETLKAANIINIESEIRWYGVELYNLQAKKSQKILGYKILKDPQNKLEDKENEPNDEIYKSLKSFLYKISQKEATLNSHLELDLGLDSLDYVELFVFLELSYGVVIDEKIFSNIMVFKDLYNYIKTHKTFVKPSRVQWRDILDQKKDDTLIFSPIIMFIYKTLLYPLFRLYFRLEVKGRKNIPKTSCIIAPTHQSMLDGFLIESTLPYSILKNTFFLAFTQVFGTKLLYPIATHGQTILIDANIDLKDTMQRTATPLKMGKNLVIFPEGARTRDRKLLEFRPFFAMLSSIHNIPIVPVIIDGSFEALPSGKLFPRPKKIKLHYLEPIYPQDMSYDELTELVRASIEKNL, encoded by the coding sequence ATGGGTTTTAAAAATATTGAGCAAAAAGTTCTCTCTCTTTGTCCATACATCAAAGAGATTTATATAGAAAAAAAAGATGGCAAACTCTTTGCTAATATTGTACCAAACTTTGAAACTCTAAAAGCTGCAAATATCATAAATATAGAGAGTGAAATTCGCTGGTATGGAGTTGAGCTTTATAATCTACAAGCAAAGAAGTCCCAAAAAATTTTAGGTTATAAAATTTTAAAAGATCCACAAAACAAGTTAGAAGATAAAGAGAATGAGCCCAATGATGAAATATATAAAAGTCTGAAATCTTTTCTTTACAAGATATCTCAAAAAGAAGCCACCCTTAACTCTCATCTGGAACTTGATTTAGGTCTAGACTCACTTGATTATGTAGAGCTGTTTGTTTTTTTAGAGCTAAGCTATGGCGTTGTTATAGATGAAAAAATCTTCTCTAATATTATGGTTTTTAAAGATTTGTATAACTACATAAAGACACACAAAACTTTTGTAAAACCATCTCGTGTTCAATGGAGAGATATTTTAGATCAAAAAAAAGATGACACATTAATCTTCTCACCCATTATAATGTTCATATACAAAACACTCCTCTATCCACTTTTTAGGCTCTACTTTAGGCTTGAAGTAAAAGGCCGCAAGAATATCCCAAAAACATCTTGCATCATAGCTCCAACTCATCAAAGTATGTTAGATGGTTTTTTAATTGAATCTACCCTTCCCTACTCTATACTCAAAAACACTTTCTTTTTAGCCTTTACACAAGTCTTTGGAACAAAACTTCTTTATCCTATAGCTACACATGGTCAGACAATTCTTATAGATGCAAACATAGACTTAAAAGATACAATGCAAAGAACTGCAACTCCACTTAAGATGGGCAAAAACCTAGTTATCTTTCCTGAAGGTGCAAGAACAAGAGACAGAAAACTCTTAGAGTTTAGGCCTTTTTTTGCGATGCTTTCATCTATACATAATATTCCTATCGTTCCAGTTATCATTGATGGAAGTTTTGAAGCACTTCCAAGTGGGAAGCTATTTCCAAGACCTAAAAAGATAAAACTGCACTATTTAGAGCCAATATATCCACAAGATATGAGCTATGATGAACTTACAGAACTTGTAAGAGCCTCTATAGAAAAAAATCTATGA